The Amycolatopsis jiangsuensis nucleotide sequence CTCGGAGTTCGCGCTGCGCGGGCTGCTGCGCCACGACCTGGACCGAGGCCTCGCCGTCGTCGGGACGTGGGCAGGGCACGACAGTCAGGACGTGCGCCGCCTGGCCGCCGAGGGGACGCGCCCGCTGCTGCCGTGGGCCGAGCGGGTCCCGCGGCTGCTGGCCGAGCCGTACCGCACCCGGCCGATCCTCGACGCTCTGCACGACGACGGCAGCGAGTACGTGCGGCGCTCCGTTGCCGCGCACCTGAGTGACGTGGCCCGCCGTGACCCGGACCTGGCGGTGGCGACCGCCGCGGCGTGGCTCGACCGGCCCACCGCGGAGGTCGCCAGGATCGCGGCGCACGGCTTGCGCGGCCTCGTCCGGCAGGGCCATCCGGGCGCGGTCGCCCTGCTCAGCGATTCGTAACCAGGAGGGTTACCTATACTGGGGTCGGCGAGCTACAGTCGAAGGGTGAGCGCGAATTCCCGGATGACGATGGCCGTGCACATCCTGACGTGGATGGCGTTCGACCGGCGCGGCAGCGACAAGGAGATCGCCACCTCACAGCGGATCGCCAGCAGCGTCAACACCAACCCCGTGGTGATCCGGCGCTGCCTGACCGAGCTCAAGGACGCCGGTCTGGTCGAAGCGCAGCGCGGCCGCGGCGGCGGCTGGATCCTGACCCGCGACGCCGCGGAGATCACGCTGCTCGACGTGTACCGAGCGCTCGGCGAAGAGCCCATCTTCGGCATGTACACCACACCACCGGACGCCGAGTGCTACGTCGGCCACGGCATCGAAACCACCCTCACCGGCATCTACGCCGAAGCCACCCGGGCGATGAGCGACGTGCTGGCCGCCCGGACCATCCGGGACGTGCTGCGCGAAAGCCTCACCGACTTCCCCGAACTCTGGGAGTCGCAAGGCTTCGCGCCCGCACCTCTGTGACGCCGCTCAGCC carries:
- a CDS encoding Rrf2 family transcriptional regulator, with amino-acid sequence MSANSRMTMAVHILTWMAFDRRGSDKEIATSQRIASSVNTNPVVIRRCLTELKDAGLVEAQRGRGGGWILTRDAAEITLLDVYRALGEEPIFGMYTTPPDAECYVGHGIETTLTGIYAEATRAMSDVLAARTIRDVLRESLTDFPELWESQGFAPAPL